The sequence GACCTCAGTGAGGTTTGCAGGGAGGCAGATAGGAACAGTTGATGCAACAGTCAGACCCATTAGAAACGTCCTTCCTGTGCCCAGATTGGTGGGAAGTCACCtggcagagaaaagagagggggaCTTAAACTCAGGTCTGGAACTACACCTGGGCCCTGCCCCTGACTCAGAGTTCAGCTCTGGAACCTCAGGGCCTCCTCTGTACGAGGAGGAGAGGACACTGTGCTCCGCACGCTGAGGGTGGCGGTTCTCCACAGCACCTCAAGGTATCCTGAGCACTGATGACCACAGTCATGCTTACTGTTCACAACTGCTCTTCTTATAGCCAAACCCTCTCCCCCCGTGGTGTCGGGCCCAGTGGTCAGGGCCTTGCCGGGGCAGACAGTGAACTTCACCTGCAAGTCCCATGGCTTCTCCCCCAGAAACATCACCCTGAGATGGTTCAGAAACAGGAATGAGCTGGCAGCCTCCCGGACCAGCATGGACCAAGACGGAGACAGAACGTCCTACAGTATCTCCAGCACAACCAGGCTGGTGCTGGCCCCGGAGGACATTCGCTCCCAGGTCATCTGCGAGGTGACCCACGTGACCCTGCAGGGGGGCCCTCCTCTTCGTGGGACTGCCAACCTGTCTGAGGTCCTCAGAGGTAgatgcccctccccaccagccccagcccGGGTCTGGCCCCCAAGTCTCCAAGCctgtccctcctccactccctgccccaaGCCCTCTGTTCCCTGGAGTCTGACCCCTGGCAGACCCTCCAGGTCACCTGAACTTAGATGTGCCATCACCTCCTACTGTTTCCATGGCCACTGGGTGGTGAACACCTACCATGTACCAAGCATTGCTCTCGGTAGTTTCCTTTACTTTACAGTAGCAATTCcaattattgagcacctgctgtactCCACACCACCTTGTGCTTGGTGAGGTCATTTGTTTTGCTACAGTTATTCTATTCCAACTGTATGTGTGGGGCTGAGTATCTTGATTTCACTCATTCTTAGCTTATCAGGAGCCATCAAaccttgagcacctactgtgtgctgggcactgtgcttagggatttcattcatatgcaaAGACTACCCTCAGTGTTGGAGCACCAGCTGTATGCCTAGCCCTGTTCTGGGTGACTCCCTTGCTGTGTGGGGGTAGCTAAGTTCTGGAGCCCCTCCCCATGGTCCATCTGTTCCATAAGGTGAGAGATTCTGCCCTGTGCTGTTTCAGTTCCACCCACCTTGATTGTTTCCCAGCAATGCATTGCAGAGGACCAGGTGAAGGTCACCTGCCAAGCAAAGAAGTTCTACCCTCAGCGCCTACAACTGACCTGGCTGGAGAATGGAAACATGGCCCGAACAGAAACAGCCTCAAGCATCATAGAGAACAAGGATGGGACCTTTAACTGGATGAGCTGGATCCTGGTCAATTTCTCTGCCCACACAGAGGAGATGGTGCTCACGTGCAAGGTGAAGCATGATGGCCAGCGGGTAGTCAGCAAAAGCCATATACTGGAGACCTCTGCCCACCGAAAAGACCAGTGCACAGATGGAAACTCTGGTGAGCCTTGTGCCACGTGATCTGGCATTTAAATTTTACCCTTTATTATGTGAAAAGTAGTAATTCATGCTTATAATAGAATAATCCAGAAGTCTATAGATTAAAACTAGAATTTTGGTGTGAGCTTCCTTCGCCCAAAACCCACACTCCAAGATGATCAATGGTAAGACTTGGTACTTACATTTATAGATCTTTTGACATAAATATgcattagagaaagaaagaagagagggagggagatgatCTTATTGTTAGGGTCCTgcctcctgcttcttctcctgACAGTGATTACATCACTGTGCCAgaccagccacccccacccccgctcttgttctttcttaccTAGTTGTGGTTTTTATCCCTTGTAGATGTTTTCATCATAATGGCAGCAAATATCTCTTAAACTAGAAGTATGCAAAAGTTGCCTCATTGTGTCCGCTGATGACTTAGTCATGCATGCACATCCAGCTGCAAATGGAGTCCACAATTGTGTGGCCATGTAATTAATGACATTGATTTTTCCACAAAATCAATACAAttatacatttcataaaattaacaataattcccTCATGGACTATGgaataaatggaatatatattcaGAGTTCCCAAAACTTCTACAATAACTTTATTTTGTGCACCTAACTTGGTTTTCATTCACCTGTAAATGCTTGAAAGAATTTTCCTATGAAACACCTGCGACTCCACAATTTTTTTTGTTGATCTGAAAAGAATCTGAACGGCTACTCAAATTCTTCATTTCATATTGGATGCTCATGGCAAGCTGTGCTTTTGAGGAATTtgggccatttcttttctttggtccAAATTTCTGCCCATAGAGTTGCTCATGATATCACCTTGCTATCCTTGATGTTTGTAGGATCTGTAGTGATATCCCATTTCATTCTTCATATGGGAAATGTATCATTTCTCATAGTGTTTGTTGTTGGAAATGCTAAAAGTATTTTGATTTTGccagttttttcaaagaatccaCTTTTGTTTCAGGgattttctctattgcttttcttttctattttatgttttttcttctctttttccccccttctgcTTATTTTGCTCCTCCacattttttgaaatgagaaCTGAGATTATTGAGTCTAGATATATCTTTGTTCGAATGACACACCTGGGCCTCCTTCTGTGCCTGGGGACACGGGAGTATGGAGCCATGTTGCCTGATGCTGTGTTCCTCTTCCAGTCCACAGACACCTAGCCCACCTGGCTTCCTCTTCCACCTTTCAGAGTCCTCCTGTGCTTGAAGTATGTGATTTCCAGGGATCAGGCTTATACTGAATTAGGAGAGCGGGGAGAAATGAGTACACACCATCTTGTCTGGATCAGCTAGGGTTTGGGTTTTAATCTTTGGTTGTGCACTGAGGCTCAAGCTATGGCCATTATGTCTGGTGTTTCCAGTGTTCCTGTACTAGTAACCTTGCTAGTGTCTTAAGGCTGGAAATGGATACTAGGATTGTCTGGGTTGGTAGGCTGGAGTCAAGAGTAAGGTGTCTATGTGACACTGCTGCACCAAGATGCCACCTTCCCTGGCTGTCCCAAGACTCCAGCCACTGCCATCCTGGGTCTAGAGGGGTGTGGTGTAATgaagtacatatttttttttaaagatttaatttatttatttgacagacagagatcacaagtaggcagagaggcaggcagagagagagagagagagggaagcaggcttcctgcggagcagagagcccgatgcagggctcaatcccaggaccctgagatcatgacccgagccaaaggcagcagcccaaaccactgagccacccaggcgcccctgaagtacATATTTTTGTTCATGTTTATGGTATTGAGGTTATTTCACAATACTTCTAGCTTAATGGACTTCCCTTCTCTCAGTATAGCATGACCACACATGTTACTGGGCCTTGGGATTGGTTGGTTGGCTTGGACAGTGGGGGAGAGGTTCCAAGTCCCGTGATCTTTCTGGTTCTTCTTTCAGGACCCCAAGTTTGCCATccccattttttctttgtctcttcacCACTCAATTTTGAAACAGcacctcttccttctgttttacCTTCCCCCCAGAGTAATGCATTTTAAATTGTGCCTGACCCTTTTATTCATATCTGTCCTTTTAAAATGTCCATGCCTCCCTGTATTGGGTTTTTATTGTTGCTATAATAATTAGCACacacttagtagcttaaaacaacacacattcaTTATCTCCCATTTCTAGAAGTGGACAGTCTAAAACAGGATGGCAGAACTTCATTCCTTCTGTGTCCTTGTTGTTCCAACTCCTAGAAGCAGCCCCACTCCTCTGCCAAGGCCCCCAGATGCATGACCTCTGCTGTGGTCATCACACCTCTTGCTCCcattctcctgcctccctccttcactTGTAAGTGTCTCTGTGATTAAGTTGGCTCCAATTCCCATAGTCCAAGATAATGATCCATTCAAGACCCTAGCTAATTACCATGCAGTCCCTCTTGCAGTGTAAGATACCATATTCACAGACTCTGGGGGTTCTGCGTCAACCCTCTTGGGTCAGGCATACTTTGAAATCCCTTCCTATGATCTGTGTTCTGACTACAGGACACATTtccaatattttctaatttaagcTGGATTTAATATTGCTGATGGGATTTCCAAATAATGCTCAGACTCCTTGGCTACCTGCCCTTGTCTGTTTCTCCTGCCCTTTCCTGTggctgatggggggggggggcgggccatGGCATAGAAAATTGTGCatttgtattttatgatttttctcttaaatcatAAAATTTCTCCAAGAAATTTCACAGTTTGGGCATTGCTCTCCAAGGACTAGTGAGAGCCAGTTTTCCATAGAATTCACtgtccttttattgtttttttctttgagttaaGAGGTTATATTC comes from Mustela nigripes isolate SB6536 chromosome 7, MUSNIG.SB6536, whole genome shotgun sequence and encodes:
- the LOC132021793 gene encoding signal-regulatory protein beta-1-like, whose amino-acid sequence is MWAPASGPCSPHLLLALLLGLTGAAGEAELQVIQPEKLVSIIAGHTATLYCTMTSLLPLGKVEWFRGTGPGRKLIFSFKGGHFPRVTNISDTTRRNNTDFSIRISNITPADTGTYYCVKFQKGYPDVEIKSGPGTQVTVSTKPSPPVVSGPVVRALPGQTVNFTCKSHGFSPRNITLRWFRNRNELAASRTSMDQDGDRTSYSISSTTRLVLAPEDIRSQVICEVTHVTLQGGPPLRGTANLSEVLRVPPTLIVSQQCIAEDQVKVTCQAKKFYPQRLQLTWLENGNMARTETASSIIENKDGTFNWMSWILVNFSAHTEEMVLTCKVKHDGQRVVSKSHILETSAHRKDQCTDGNSDPELSTLLLVALTLGPKLLLLITVSAIYAHRK